Below is a window of Humulus lupulus chromosome 2, drHumLupu1.1, whole genome shotgun sequence DNA.
AAACCCTAGAAAGTAAAATTAGTTCATATTCATATCCATAACTTCcatagaataataataataataaaaaacctaGAAACAAGAAATCAAGAAAAAGGGAAGAAAAACTCTTCTAGAAGTCTTTAATGTGTTTCTCAAAGTGCTTCAATGTGTATCTCTTGTTCTACCAGCTGCCAAAGGTATTCAAAATCTTACATAATTATGTTTTTATAGTTGCCCTAGTGATTCTAGGTGAAAAGACCTTGTCCTTAATGAAATCAAAATTTCTTGCACTATGCGGACCGATGGTGCTGCAATGCCCCCtatatagcgctggggcgctaatgCGAATTGTCCCGGAGTCTTGCTCTCTAACTTCAATAGCGCGAGAGCGCTATATATTAGCGTTGTGGCACTAATTCCATTTTTCTAAGTTCTTCAATAATTTGGGTTAGAAAATGATCCAACTCGTATCATTGGCCATTTACTTCTGAAACAAGAAACAAAGAAGCATAAAACTGCACAAAACAATCAtaaataactaaaacataaccTAAACACAACCTCTAAATTGAACCTAAAATGATCCTAACAAGATGACGTAGACTAATTAGGATAAgttctttctttaattttaattgaCTTATTTGTCTACAAATAGCACCCCATATATGAGACATGAAAATGGACATTAGATTTATTGTTCACTTACTTATTTTGTGAGATTTTAGATTGAGAATCTCTACTAATTtgagcatcggagtgtctttgtGTAGGTACCCTAGTAGGTTCCTCTCATCATATTATAAAACTTGGTGAATAATttgataaataaatcaattaatcggCATGGATGCTTTTCATCTATACCCACCCTCTTATCCGAAAAATAAATGAAGAACCTTTTTATGATCAAACACATAACTCGTATAAATTAAGATTATGGTCACATTAATAAACACGAAATATTCATATGTTAGACAACAAAAAGTATAATCAAATATTACTTTTATTAACTTTATAAAAACAATTCAAATACATACTTTTAGCGAGCATGGCTAACAAACTCTACCTGTTCATTACTACTCCAAAGAGAATGAATGAGTTCGTGCGTGATTTGAAAATTTGGAATAAGTATTTGGATTTTGTTTCCTGTTTGATGTTTATGCcagatttatttatttacttctaatgattgatatatatatatatatatatttgtatttttgtatGTCATTTTATGAACGTTTGTTCAATTCTCAAATTTTATAATCAGATATTTTGTTTACTTTGCTTACCTTCGTATGCCAGCCTGGAGCAAAATTGAAGATGGCAAACAAAACTGAGGATATAAATATCGTTGAAATACTTTTTTGGCATTAACAATGAAAACGATAAGAGCATTATCCACAAAAAACTTCAATAAGTAATAAATTATTTCTAAACGCATGGATGACAAAACGGCAACATGATAATGGCATGTCAGTAATTTATTTATTAGTAGGCCTGGGAAAAGTCCAAAGACCATGTCAAACCCACAAGGCAGCGAATGATAAGCGTGTGTATGTTTCGTATCCAACTAAGCTAACCTAAAACTAGGTGCCCCATACACATCGCTCTTCACCTATTTCAACGACAAGTTCACATGTCGTTTTCTTCTAAGAATAAGCAAACGACAACACTATTCGACTACCCGTGGTTCCATTCCACTCCTCACCTTCCTTCTTCTCCAAGGCACAATAATATTCAACATAAATCAAATCTATCTTGTCACATTTAATAAGCCAAGCCAACTAACCACAATAAATTCCTCTTTCTTCCTCTGCCATCAGATAAAGGGGAATCCTTAATTCTGGTGAGTTTGGCTCCCAAACATCATCAACTCTTGTTTTCGATTACCTTTCTTCAAAGGAGAAGTGATGGGGTTTTTTAAGATCCATATCCAGAGAGGAGTCAACCTCGCTGTTAGAGATATCGTCACCAGCGACCCTTATGTTGTTCTCAAGTTGGGCAAGCAGGTTTGTTAACTTGTCAATCATGTTCGTGTCTTTTGTTGTTTTTGTAGCTTGTAATCGAACTTTTTGCCTGTTTTTGCTTCTGCGTGTATGGAGTATTAATGCTTTTTCCTCAGAGAATTGTGAGGCTTTTAGTTATGGTTTTGACTTTAAAATACCCATTTGTTTTATCTGTTTCAGAAGCTAAAGACTCGAGTAATAAAGGGGAATGTGAATCCTGAGTGGAATGAGGGTTTCAACATCTCTGCCTCCGATCCAAATGTTCCCATCAGGCTTGTGAGTTTTTCTCTTTTATATAATGAATCCTGTTTGATGCTAAGAAGGTTTTCCTTATCAGCTACAACTAGATTTTTGAAATTTATGATAAAACTTGGCAATGGAGATGGAAATGGAAATGGAAATATGAGTTTGGCTAATAAAGCTTAAAGGTTTCGTCTATATATGATCATCGCCATACATGACTACTATATGAGTATTAACATGACCGTAGACAATAATCCACATGAAGTTAATCTTAATTCTTATCTGGACAATTTGTTTGGTGGATGCAGTGTGTGTATGACAAAGACACGTTCAGTTTCGATGACAAGATGGGAGAAGTAGATATCGACGTTGGCCCCTTTCTTAAAGCCTTAAAGATGCAGTTGCAGGGTGTCCCAGATGGAATCACAGTTGCAAAAGTACAACCAAGCAAGCAAAATTGTCTTACTGAAGAGAGCTTCATTGTCTGGTCAGGTGGCAAGCTTGTGCAGAACATGATTCTCCGATTGAGAAACGTCGAATGTGGGGAAGTAGAACTCCAGTTGCGGTCAGACTGATGATCCAACACTCAAGGGCTGGCAGATTTTGAAGCCTTCATGCATTGCTATCTCCATTCAAAACGTACACACACGAAATATGTATTAATAGTTTTATTCATATAGTTCTTTTGTACACATAGGACTCAGAACTGAAACTGTGAGGATTAAGCTACTTCCATATGCAAGTGTTGTCTATAGTTGTGTGGGATCTCAGAAACCGGAATTGAAAACTTCAATTTTTTCGTATCTTGATTCTTAATCTGTAATAGCATTAGTTGTAATTATATATTAATCTTAGAAAGGTTTTCATGTATTATAAGAAAGACAATTTTCCATACAAATATGGCAATTAATGTTTTAAAATTCTCGTATTTccatttcttttaatttttttttaagaaaagtcATATAATGCATGAAACAGAACTACCATCGATATCACCACCTATCACCTCAATGTGTTGTACCTCCAGCATCAATCatcttctctcctcttctttgATCTTGCTTTGAATCTATTCATCCACAATTTAGTCAAAATACAAGAGTGACAATCTATTTTCTGGGTTGAATTTGaatataaaattgtattttttttctttccaaatctaGAAATTATGTTATAGTAACCAGTTACTACTTTTCTTAATTTCATAGTGGTAACCTGTTAATAGTTTCAAAGTGATAACCGGTTACTACTTTTCCAGGTTAGATAATCGTGAACATTCTGAAATTGAGAAAACTAGTAACAAGTTGCTACTATAGAATTGAGAAAGTGATAACTGGTTACCGTGACAAGTTTTTCtagatttagaaaaataaatttcagGTCTAAGATTCAGCTCAAAAAAAATCTATTGCAAGCCCCAATTCTTTTCTTGGAATTGCAGATCAAACAATTTCGTATTTAACCTTTATCCACAGCGAAATTAGAATACTTATGAGGCCAACAAgtcaaagaattttttttaagataagAAATGATCATAATGAGAGTTGGATAACACCTTTCTCAAAATAAACAATCTTTATAACCAAAATGGAAAGAAAGTTTGATCTCTTGAAAAATCAAcctcttaaaaatatgaaattcATGAAGAAAATgggtggttttttttttctttcgatTCTTCAGGTTTTGGTGATTCAATTATTGTAGTAACATTGTTGGTTCAACCTAAGTGATATCATTCCATATGCAACCCTTAATTTAAATATGAAATAATATTGATTGGCAACTTTTTAGATGGAACAATTTTATGGACTAATTTATCCAtgtattttaatatgtttttttatacctaattattattaatattactaGAACTAAGCATGATATAGAATAGGATCGAATTGCATGAGTAGTCGACCTCCCTCAATTATGTCAAAGGTTGTTCTCGCCAGACCCTTAAGTGTCGGATCTTATTACTCGTGTTTTTTCAAAACCTCTCACGTGAGGCATTCTCGGGGCGCATCATCATCTTGCGACACATGTCAAATTCACCATGAATGGTTTGAGCCTCAACGAGTGCCCTGTCACATGAATGTCCAAGTCCTCAAGTATATGACTAACACTCGTGACCTAGTCAGAATGGAGCCCTACTAGCTCCTCGAATCACAACAACTTGTATCCAATGTGTTATTAACTTTTTTAGCATAGTGATGTGGAAGACGACAATGCAAAGGACGTGTAAAAAAATATACAATGCATATGGGATCTAGTTGGGCACCTCACTCAATGAGGCCCTCGCTCACCTTACTCAACGAGACCCTCTCTCATCTCACTCAATGAGGCCCTCATTCACCTTGCTCAATAAGGCCTTCGTTTACCTCGCTTAATAAGGCCCTCGCTCACTCCATTTGTGAGGC
It encodes the following:
- the LOC133818585 gene encoding protein C2-DOMAIN ABA-RELATED 5-like, which translates into the protein MGFFKIHIQRGVNLAVRDIVTSDPYVVLKLGKQKLKTRVIKGNVNPEWNEGFNISASDPNVPIRLCVYDKDTFSFDDKMGEVDIDVGPFLKALKMQLQGVPDGITVAKVQPSKQNCLTEESFIVWSGGKLVQNMILRLRNVECGEVELQLRSD